The Sporosarcina sp. Marseille-Q4943 genome includes the window ATCATCGAAGGATTGCGCAATGACATGATTTCTGATTCCGAAAAGGAGCGAGGCCTCCAGCTTGCAAGCAGTGAAACAGTGCGCCTCATCCGCCTCGTGAATGAAAATCTAGACTACGAAAAAATCCGCTCCAATCAAGTGACGCTTCACAAACAGGAGATTCAACTAAAGGAACTGTTTGGCATCATCCAGGACCAATTGGAGGAAGCGGCAGCGGAACGCGGCGATAAAATCGTGGTGGAAGTCGCGGAGGAAGCTTCTGTCTTCGCTGACTACGATCGCCTCACCCAAGTATTGATTAATATTGTGAAAAACAGCATCCAATTCACGCAAAACGGCATGATTTGGATAAGGGGCTATGCACAAGAGGAGAGCACAATCATTGAAATCGAAGATACAGGCATCGGAATGGACCCTGATGAGATTGAGAAGATTTGGAGTCGGTTTTACAAGGCAATCGACTCACGGACGACGAATCCATATGGCGAGTTCGGATTAGGGTTATCGATCGTGAAACAACTGGTCACATTGCACGGCGGAACGATAACTGTTGAGAGTGTGAAAGGCGAAGGGACAAAATTCCGTATTGAGCTGCCGAATGGATGAGCTGTTGTGGCAGGAGTGATGGAATTCGATTCTATGAAGGAACCGTCGCTGAATTAATTGAGCCCTTGTGCAATTGAATGAGCCCTTGCGTAATTAAATGAGTCCTTCCACGTTTAATTGAGCCTTTCGGCAATTAAATGAGCCTTCATTAAATACGAAAAAGGTCTGTTAATCGGTTCCAAACCGGCTACCAGACCTTTTTATTCTTCCAAACAAGTTCCCCCCAAGTTTTTCATATTCTATGAAGGCAAGAAACTTTTGCTATGGTACGATACACGGAAACAATCTTGCTGTATGAATATAGGTGTCCTATTGAATTTTATCGCTTGGATCATCGTTGCTTGCGAAATCGGATTTTGGGTTGTCATTGCAGCAGGACTTGTCACAAGATATATTTTCAATAAAAAACAGCTAGGATTTTTTTCTAGCCTTAACACCAGTCATTGAGCTGCTATTGCTCATCGTCACAGCGAATGATCTTTACAACGGCGCCACTGCCACGCAGGTCCATGGAATTGCCGCCATCTATCTCGGTGTATCCATCGCTTTCGGAAAAAGTATGATCCGCTGGGCGGACGAGAGATTTCTGTATTATGTCAATAAACAAGGCACGAAACCTGTCCGAAAACATGGGCTCGCCTATGCGAAACACTCGATAAAAGGCTCGTTGCAGCATGTGCTCGCATTCATCATCGGCGGTTCTTTCCTTTTCCTGATGATTTACCTGATCGATGATCCTTCCAAAACAGAAGCAATATCCGGCATGTTGAAAGTTTGGGCGCTCGTCCTTGGAATCGATTTTGCCATCTCAGTCTCCTACTTCATCTGGCCACGTCCGCAAAAAACAGTATGATCGAAAAAAAGCCGGTCTCATTTTAATAACGGGTTCGGTTGATGGGGAGAAAACAACAAAAAACACAGCATTTGGGGACACAATTCGCATATGAATTGGTGTCCCCGTTTTTGTTGTTATATCAACATTTAGGTTATTTATATTGACGAACTGGTACCACAATTGGCACAGGAATTAGCAACAGCACATAAATTTATGTGCCTTTGTTAATTCCGTTGTTAAAACACTTGCTAATTGGATATTGGATAGAAAAAAATGGAAGGTAAATGAGGAATCTGTGCTAACATAAATTAAAGATTGCGAAATGATGGTCTTGAACTAACGGAGCAAGTTTGTTCAATCAGAAGAAACGGAAATTGATGTAAAACGTAAAATTGCAACAGTCACGGGAACCTATGAGGAATGACACAAAAGGGGATGGGATTTTTGAAACGACAACATGTTTCGCTTATTAAACTCTTGGTCATAATGACCGTTGCGCTCCTGCTGACGGGATGTAGCAAGACAAGTACGGATATCGATGAGTACCTGAACACGGGCACCGCAATGGATGCGGAAGCAAAAGACGTGATGCCCGTTCTTGACGAGTTGCCAACATACAGGGACATCGACTACCGACATACGCAAAAAAAGATGTTCCTCTTCGAAGCCAACTCGGTAGTGCTTGTGGTCGAATATGACACGCAAACCTATGAAAGCGAAAAAGGGAAACTCGCAGAAGACTTCGCAATCTCCAAACCGGAAGCCACGTCTGAAACGACCGATGATACGAGTCGCCCGAATGTTGAGTTCTCGCTCAACAGCTATGTGTTCCGAGTGTTGGAAGGAAACGGCTATCCGAAATCCTTTGGGATGATTGGCACATCCGATGAACACCAACGCATCGCGTATTTGTACTTCTATGATTCTGATTTGGACAAAATCGGTGAACCAGATGACAGAAACCGCATGTCAAGATTTGTGAAAAGCTATTTCGACTATGATTTCTGATGTCTGATTGCTTGTTTTTCTATTTCTATGTACTTCCCAAGAGGTAATTCACCTGCTTTAGTTCAATAAGGATAGTAAAATATTGCTACAAAAAACGCTCAGATTTTGAAGTGACCCCAAAAAGTTGGACAGTGTATTTATTTAAGCTGCGCGTTGGGCAAGAGTCCGGTATTGTACAGGGCTCTTGCCTTTTAATTTAGACTTGATACGCTTGTCATTATAGTAATTCATATATTCTTCAAGTTCTTTTTTAAAATGATCAACACTTTCAAATTCATTTAAATAAAGAAATTCAGACTTCAAGATCCCGAAGAAGTTCTCAATCACAGCGTTGTCATAACAGTTTCCCTTACGGGACATACTCTGTGTTATTCCGTTTTTTTTCAAGGCATGGCGATACTGTTTCATTTGGTAATGCCATCCCTGGTCTGAATGAAGAATCAGTTCATCCTCATCCGTCAATCGCTCAAAAGACTTCTCTAACATATCTGATACCAGTGAGTAAGTTGGCCTGGAACCCAGAGTGTATGTGATGATTTCACCATTAAATAAATCAAGAATAGGAGATAGATAGAGCTTCTCACTGAATAACTTAAACTCTGTAATATCTGTTACCCATTTTTGATTTGGCTTATCGGAATTGAAATCACGATCTAACACATTTGGTGCTATCTTCCCAACCTGCCCTTTATATGAACGATATTTCTTCATACGGACAACACATTTCAAACCTAATTCCTTCATTAATCGCTGCACTTTTTTATGATTCACATTATATCCTTTGTTTTCTAATTCGTCCTTGATACGACGATAGCCGTAACGGCCTTTGTGTTCATGATATATTGACTGTATCATTTCCTTTAACTCCGCATCCTTGTCAGGACGATTGAATTGATCAATCCAGTAATAATAGGTGCTGCGGGGTATACCAGCCAACTTTATAAGTGCTTTAACCGGGAATTTTAGCCTTAGTTCATAGATTACTTTCGCTTTATCTTGTTTGGTGATTTTCCCTTGTTCTGAACTAAGGCATTCAACTTTTTTAGATACTCATTCTCCATACGTAATTGTGCCACTTCGGCATGTAAAGATGCGACAGTATCATCTTTTGGAGACTCGTTATTTCGTTTCTCTTGGGATTCTTTTTTCATGGATGGACGCCCCTTTTTCTTAGAAGTGAGGGCGTCTATTCCACCTTTTTCAAAAAGGATCCTCCAAGCTCTTATCGTTGCTGGAGAGGAAATGTTGAAAATCACAGCTGTTTCATTTGGTGACGTCCCATTATCACTCATGTAATTAAGTACATCCAGTTTAAACTGTAAGGAGTAATTTGTGTAGCTTTTCTTTATTAAACCATCTATCCCATGAGCTTGATATTGCTTTACCCAGTTCATCACTACGCTTACAGGTGTTCTAATTGACCTTTCAATTGAAATATAACTTTCTCCGCCTTCCAAATACCGATTAACAGCAGCTAGTTTATATTCAAGCGTATATTTTGCCATAGTAAAACTGCACCTCCAATTGTTAGAATGTGTCCAACAATTGGGGGGCAGTTCAATTTCTGAGCGTTTTTACTTGTTATTTATATAGCTTTTTCACTGTTAAAATATATGCTGATTAACTTGTTATTTACGTTGTTATTTACGTTGTTAATTACATTCTTCTCCCCATCAACCGAACCTGTTACCATTTTAAGGAGCGGATTTTCCATATTATCTTTTACAAGTTTTTACGATACCATTCCGTAGCCGCTTCCACTTCCGTCCGCGTCAACGAATGTCCATTCATTTCCCAATGGACTTCTGTCGACGCACCAGCTGCCGTCAGTAGTTCCTGCAGCTCCGTCGTCTCCTGCGCCGGACAGATCGGATCATTCTTCCCTGCTGCAATGAACACTGGAATTCCTGCTAAATTAGGAAGTTCAATTCCTCGCCTTGGCACCATAGGATGATGCAGAACGGCACCCTTCAACGAATCAGCATAATGGAACAATAGGCTCGCCGCAATATTTGCGCCGTTCGAATAACCGACAGCGACAATATTCGACCTGTCAAACCCATGCTCTTCCGCCGCCTCATCGAGAAACGCGTGCAATTCTTGCGTACGGAAGACAAGATCCTCCTCGTCGAAAACACCTTCCGCGAGTCTTCGGAAAAATCGCGGCATCCCATTTTCCAGCACATTCCCCCGCACACTTAGTACGGAAGCTTCCGGGTCAATCAATCCCGCGAGCGGCAATAAATCCTGCTCCGTCCCGCCTGTTCCATGCAATAAAAGAAGCGTCGGTTTAGATGGATCGGCTCCTTGCTTGAAAATATGTTTCATATGCTCTCCCCCTCAATTACATCCGGAAACGGACTCAATCATTTTAAAGTCGCAACCCAAGTCGTTCTGAATTTTATCTATCTCAAATAAATATATCTTGAATTCAAGGTAATGATATCAGAACTCAATTTGGTTGTCAAAAAGGAAGTTCACTCAAAGTTCGAGCATCGCCAATAATGGTAGGCGATCGCCTCTGACATGAAGGCGAGTCCCCTGCTCTCGACTTGCAGGATAGGCTGCCACGCCTCTCCTCTCCCTTTCATCAAATAGATTTCGTGATGGGGAGACGGATCGAAGAAGCCCGACATATCAAATGTGCCATGCCGTCTGAAAACGGCATTCACTTCATAGTCAATTTTCGGTGCCGTCGTCAACGGATTGCCGACCGAATGCTCTAGCAGAAAACCGCTCTCCCCTTTTTTATGGTCGGTTCTCTTCAGCGTAATACCGTCCGCGGATGCCCTCGCTTTTTCCCTAAATCGCTTTAGATGATCGTATGCGATGGTTGGACCCACTTCTTTCGAGAAGGTCATCGGTTCACCACTTTCGTCATAGGCAAGCTCAATATCGACACGCGTCCGGAAGCCTTCCCCGTTCGGATCGTATCCCCGTCCGTCCCCTTTGAAATAATGATTCGGCGACAGCAGGTTTGGGTTTCGAATCCACTGATCCTTCAAAAACGTCGTGTAGCGGAACTTCCATCGATCGACATTATCGATTTCCCGCTCTCGTTCATTGATCGGTCTAAGCATCTCGCTAGGCTTCCCGATCGATTTGATTGTCGTAAACGTTTCAACAGCCGATTCAGACGTGGATGTAGCTGGATTTAACATACCAAACAAATTGGATACCGCCGATTTCACCGACGTCAACAGCTCCTCGGATTTTTTCAACGGGCGTCTGGAACGGATCGTATAGACGTAAGACTGATCGACGT containing:
- a CDS encoding DUF3238 domain-containing protein, with the translated sequence MLFEIKSVKHEHDLISFIWNDVGGFYNVYKDGKHLYEGSVPEFQDGDFKHGKLYHYIIERVENNQVVDVIAMQTSAFAEEKNVENPLQSLVMTTIVARTQIALSWEEIKDVTEYEIYRNGEFMAKVDTNRFIDRDIDVDQSYVYTIRSRRPLKKSEELLTSVKSAVSNLFGMLNPATSTSESAVETFTTIKSIGKPSEMLRPINEREREIDNVDRWKFRYTTFLKDQWIRNPNLLSPNHYFKGDGRGYDPNGEGFRTRVDIELAYDESGEPMTFSKEVGPTIAYDHLKRFREKARASADGITLKRTDHKKGESGFLLEHSVGNPLTTAPKIDYEVNAVFRRHGTFDMSGFFDPSPHHEIYLMKGRGEAWQPILQVESRGLAFMSEAIAYHYWRCSNFE
- a CDS encoding IS3 family transposase (programmed frameshift); translation: MAKYTLEYKLAAVNRYLEGGESYISIERSIRTPVSVVMNWVKQYQAHGIDGLIKKSYTNYSLQFKLDVLNYMSDNGTSPNETAVIFNISSPATIRAWRILFEKGGIDALTSKKKGRPSMKKESQEKRNNESPKDDTVASLHAEVAQLRMENEYPKKVECLSSEQGKITKQDKAKVIYELRLKFPVKALIKLAGIPRSTYYYWIDQFNRPDKDAELKEMIQSIYHEHKGRYGYRRIKDELENKGYNVNHKKVQRLMKELGLKCVVRMKKYRSYKGQVGKIAPNVLDRDFNSDKPNQKWVTDITEFKLFSEKLYLSPILDLFNGEIITYTLGSRPTYSLVSDMLEKSFERLTDEDELILHSDQGWHYQMKQYRHALKKNGITQSMSRKGNCYDNAVIENFFGILKSEFLYLNEFESVDHFKKELEEYMNYYNDKRIKSKLKGKSPVQYRTLAQRAA
- a CDS encoding alpha/beta hydrolase; this translates as MKHIFKQGADPSKPTLLLLHGTGGTEQDLLPLAGLIDPEASVLSVRGNVLENGMPRFFRRLAEGVFDEEDLVFRTQELHAFLDEAAEEHGFDRSNIVAVGYSNGANIAASLLFHYADSLKGAVLHHPMVPRRGIELPNLAGIPVFIAAGKNDPICPAQETTELQELLTAAGASTEVHWEMNGHSLTRTEVEAATEWYRKNL